The following DNA comes from Mucisphaera calidilacus.
GCGCTCGTTCGCGTCGACGGCGGTTGATGGCGCCAAAGACGCCGGGCATCAGAGCGCCCGCGGCGAAGACCAGCTTCTGTGATACTGAGAGATGGGGCCATCCGAGCGACAGGGCCTTCTTGCGTTCTTCGGGTGTGCCGTCGGTCAGCGCGGTTGCGATCGCGCCGCGTGCCACGCCCCGGATGATCTGGCGGTAGTCCTCGGTGTTGTAGCGATCGACGTTGAGCGACAGCGCTCGCAGCCGGTACCACTCGGCCTCGGGCACGTTCTCACGCGAGATGCTGCCGACGGACTCGCAGCGGTAGACCGTCACGGGCATGGGGTTGTAGGCCCAGGTGTGGCCGTGGATCACCCGGAGCCACATCTCGAAGTCGTGCCGTCGCCGCTGCTCGACGTTGAATCCGCCGACGGCCTCGAATCGGTCGCGACGGACGACGGTCGGGCCCATGGCGAACTTGAAGTATTTCCGCCAGCAGCGGACGTAATCGTCAGGCGTCAGGCCGTTGGTTGCCTGGGTGATCGGCCAGCGGTTGGGTGTCTTGAGCATCGAGCCGTCGTTGAACAGGTAGTCGTCCAGCGCGGTGTACCCCACGTCGTTGCTGCCCTCGAGTCGTTTGGCCGCCTCCTCGAGGTGGTGGGGGTACCAGTAGTCGTCGGCATCGAGGAAGGCGATCCAGTCGCCGGTTGCGCGTTCCAGGCCGTGGTTGCGGGCCGCGGCGGCGTTCTTGAACGAGGTTTCCAGCAGGGTGACATCAACGCCCGACTGGCGGATGACCTGCGCGGAGTTGTCGGATGAGTTGTCGTTGACCGCGATGATCTGGTGGGGCGGCAGTGTCTGTGTGGCTGCGCTCTTGAGCGCCTGTTCGACGTAGCGCTCGGCGTTGTGACAGGGCATGATCACACTGAATCGAAACTCGGGCATGAAGGTTCCCTCAAGGATCGGCCGGCATCGCTGCGCTTGTCCCGACGCCCGCGAACCCTACCCCTTCCAACGCCGTGTTGCCAGCGGGGCAGGGCTGTGAGGATGGTGTCAGCACCGCCGGCCGTGCTGGTAAGCTACCAGCCCTCCACACCCCCCCCCGAGAGGCCCATGGATCAGCCGAACACCGAGCAACCACGCGTCGAAGCGATTGGCTCGCGTGTGCGCGGCGGGGCGGTGATCCTCCTCGCCGGCCGCCTGATGGCCGGGGGTTTTGGCACGCTGGTGAGGATGGTGATCCTGGCGAACCTGCTGGGGCCTGATGAGTTCGGTCTCTTCGGCGCAGCGCTTCTCGCGGTCGGCCTGCTGGAGGTCTTCACGCAGTCGGGCCTGCGTCACGCGGTGATCCAGACGGATGATGTGAGTCGGGACACGCTCGATACCGCCTGGACCATCCAGGTGCTGCGTGGCTTGCTGCTGGGGCTGTTGCTGCTGGTGGCGGCGCCGTGGCTGGCGATGTTGACGGACCGCCCGGAAGCGGCTGCGCCGATCCGAGGCCTCGCGCTGGTTCCCGTGCTGATGGGGCTCTCGAGCATCGGCATCAACTTTCTGGAACGCCGGCTTCAGTATGGCCGCTACGTCGTCCTGACTGCTGGTATCTCGCTGATTGAGCTCGTTGTCAGTGTCTTGTACGCCCTTTACAGCCCGACCGTCTGGGCGCTGGTCGTCGGCCGTATTGCAGCGACCGCGATGCGTCTGATCCTTTCTTACTTCCTCTGCGACACGCACGCGTGGTTCGGGTTCAAGCTGGGCAAGGCCAAGGCTCTGTTTTCCTACGGCATCTGGATTCTTGTCTCGGGGCTGATCGCCTACGCCCTGATCAAGGGCGGCGACTACGTGGTTCTCCACTGGCTGACCGAGAGTGATTTCGGTCTTTACTTCCTTGCTTACCAGCTGGCGACGCTCCCCATCATGCAGGTTGTCCAGACCGTGGACGCGGTGACCTTCTCGGGGTACAGCCGGCTCAAGAACGAGATCCCGCGGCTGCGTGAAGCCTTTCTCAAGTCTTTCCTGGTGATCGCGACGGTCAGTTTCTTCCTCTGTTCGATGGTGATCGCGGTTGCCTACCCGTTCGAGCGGCTGTTTTTGAGCGATGCTTACACGGGGATCAGCCGGCTGATCGAGATTC
Coding sequences within:
- a CDS encoding glycosyltransferase family 2 protein — protein: MPEFRFSVIMPCHNAERYVEQALKSAATQTLPPHQIIAVNDNSSDNSAQVIRQSGVDVTLLETSFKNAAAARNHGLERATGDWIAFLDADDYWYPHHLEEAAKRLEGSNDVGYTALDDYLFNDGSMLKTPNRWPITQATNGLTPDDYVRCWRKYFKFAMGPTVVRRDRFEAVGGFNVEQRRRHDFEMWLRVIHGHTWAYNPMPVTVYRCESVGSISRENVPEAEWYRLRALSLNVDRYNTEDYRQIIRGVARGAIATALTDGTPEERKKALSLGWPHLSVSQKLVFAAGALMPGVFGAINRRRRERALAQAAASEPRTNTP
- a CDS encoding oligosaccharide flippase family protein, with amino-acid sequence MDQPNTEQPRVEAIGSRVRGGAVILLAGRLMAGGFGTLVRMVILANLLGPDEFGLFGAALLAVGLLEVFTQSGLRHAVIQTDDVSRDTLDTAWTIQVLRGLLLGLLLLVAAPWLAMLTDRPEAAAPIRGLALVPVLMGLSSIGINFLERRLQYGRYVVLTAGISLIELVVSVLYALYSPTVWALVVGRIAATAMRLILSYFLCDTHAWFGFKLGKAKALFSYGIWILVSGLIAYALIKGGDYVVLHWLTESDFGLYFLAYQLATLPIMQVVQTVDAVTFSGYSRLKNEIPRLREAFLKSFLVIATVSFFLCSMVIAVAYPFERLFLSDAYTGISRLIEILAIWGLSRGLGAANNSLFLAVGRPALASIFQAVMLVLFAAAAIPAVTTYGLEGICWTLACVGAVVQPMRYPLTARDLQMSSWKIYLRVAVPLSAAVAAVAAAKALAWVMPGWNPWLHLFLDPLAGTIGFAAVMMLWMANRELDLKRVLTELIPVRYQIWRAIGVGTG